In the genome of Candidatus Saccharibacteria bacterium, one region contains:
- a CDS encoding DUF87 domain-containing protein, with protein sequence MLGKKKSDTQTDPVALAQAQRAREQQEVTAAFQKGITALRDFIAPASLEFKGTHFQIGTRFARTFYVYGYPRQVFTGWISSMVNLDEVMDLSIFIYPVESQVILENLRKKVSQMEAGIQIDAEKGRVRDPGRQAAIQDAEEMRDKLQVGEERFFRFGFYFTVYGGSMDELEFVTHKVESVLGQQLIYSKPASSQQEQGLNSTLPQFSDQLQIRRNFSTGALSTSFPFTSADLTQDEGILYGINMHNSGLVIFDRFSLENGNSVVFAKSGAGKSFTVKLEALRSMMFGTEVFIIDPENEYQRMAEAVGGAYVRLSLNSGTRLNPFDLPQVIDTDEADNALRSNLITLHGLLRLMMGGAQTQMLEGTATTMPALAPSEEADLDAALIETYAKAGITNDPLTHKSQPPTINDLYDTLLHMGGSGPQLAQRLRKYTTGTFAGIFSQQSNVDINNQFVVFNIRDLEDELRPVAMYIVLNYIWNKTKSDQKRRMLVVDEAWQLMKYEDSANFLFSLAKRARKYNLGITTITQDVEDFMGSRMGRAIVANASMQILLKQSPSAVDVLSDVFKLTSEEKKRLSQFPVGQGLFFAGQNHVHIQIAASPTETGLITTNPQQVQAAEQGGELNQPQGTIDLQNRLTPGV encoded by the coding sequence ATGCTCGGCAAGAAGAAATCCGATACTCAAACTGATCCGGTCGCCCTAGCGCAAGCACAACGTGCCCGTGAGCAGCAGGAGGTTACTGCCGCTTTCCAAAAGGGCATAACGGCACTGCGCGATTTTATTGCTCCTGCTTCACTGGAGTTTAAGGGTACTCACTTCCAAATCGGCACTCGTTTTGCCCGTACGTTTTACGTTTACGGATACCCACGCCAAGTATTTACCGGCTGGATATCCAGTATGGTCAACCTCGATGAGGTGATGGATTTGAGTATATTTATCTATCCGGTCGAGAGCCAGGTAATACTAGAAAACTTGCGCAAAAAAGTTTCCCAGATGGAGGCTGGCATCCAGATCGATGCCGAGAAAGGGCGTGTCCGCGACCCCGGCAGGCAGGCCGCCATCCAAGATGCCGAAGAAATGCGCGACAAATTACAGGTAGGCGAAGAGCGTTTTTTCCGTTTCGGATTTTATTTCACAGTTTACGGTGGCAGCATGGACGAGCTTGAATTTGTCACCCATAAGGTCGAGTCAGTTCTCGGTCAACAATTAATTTACTCAAAACCTGCCAGCAGCCAACAAGAACAAGGTCTTAACAGTACATTGCCGCAGTTCAGCGATCAATTACAAATCAGGCGAAACTTCAGCACCGGCGCGTTAAGTACCAGCTTTCCATTTACCAGCGCAGACCTTACACAGGATGAGGGCATCTTGTATGGCATAAATATGCACAATTCCGGGCTAGTTATTTTTGACCGTTTCTCTCTAGAAAACGGCAACTCGGTGGTGTTTGCAAAATCCGGTGCCGGCAAATCGTTCACTGTTAAATTAGAGGCGCTGCGTAGCATGATGTTTGGTACTGAAGTATTTATTATTGACCCGGAAAACGAGTACCAGCGCATGGCAGAAGCCGTTGGTGGAGCTTATGTCCGGCTTAGTCTTAACTCTGGCACTCGACTTAACCCATTTGATTTACCACAAGTCATAGACACCGACGAGGCGGATAACGCTTTACGCAGCAACCTCATAACACTTCATGGGCTATTAAGATTAATGATGGGTGGAGCGCAGACGCAGATGCTTGAGGGCACCGCAACAACTATGCCCGCCCTCGCACCATCAGAAGAAGCCGACCTAGACGCCGCGTTAATTGAAACCTATGCCAAGGCCGGTATTACCAACGACCCACTCACCCATAAATCACAGCCCCCTACCATAAACGACCTATATGACACATTGCTACACATGGGTGGCAGCGGCCCGCAACTTGCTCAACGCCTCCGTAAATACACTACCGGTACATTCGCCGGCATATTCAGCCAACAATCCAACGTAGATATCAACAACCAGTTTGTAGTGTTCAACATCCGTGACCTAGAGGACGAGCTGCGCCCCGTGGCTATGTATATTGTCCTAAACTACATCTGGAACAAAACCAAATCCGACCAAAAAAGGCGCATGCTAGTAGTTGATGAGGCCTGGCAGCTCATGAAATATGAAGATTCTGCTAACTTCTTGTTTAGCCTGGCAAAACGCGCTCGCAAATATAACCTTGGTATCACCACGATAACTCAGGACGTAGAGGACTTTATGGGATCGCGCATGGGTCGGGCTATTGTGGCCAACGCCAGTATGCAGATACTACTCAAGCAGTCTCCATCGGCTGTAGATGTACTAAGTGACGTGTTCAAACTTACCAGCGAAGAAAAGAAACGCCTCAGTCAGTTCCCGGTCGGCCAAGGTCTGTTTTTTGCCGGGCAAAACCATGTCCATATCCAGATTGCCGCTAGCCCAACCGAAACCGGTTTAATCACGACCAATCCGCAACAAGTACAAGCCGCCGAACAGGGCGGTGAGCTTAATCAGCCCCAAGGTACAATTGACCTTCAAAATCGCCTAACACCAGGCGTATAA